One window of Corynebacterium sp. P3-F1 genomic DNA carries:
- a CDS encoding DUF3566 domain-containing protein translates to MAVRNVSVTRIRPGSAFKVGILMALVGFAAWLIAVSLLYVAVDAAGVVDSFNSLIGGVGGDTAIDFPLVIALAGLSGAIGVVFVAIMAPLTAFIYNALTDLVGGLGLELTDYR, encoded by the coding sequence ATGGCAGTACGTAACGTGAGCGTCACCCGGATTCGACCCGGGAGCGCCTTCAAGGTGGGCATCCTCATGGCGCTCGTCGGCTTTGCCGCCTGGCTGATTGCCGTGTCACTGCTCTACGTGGCTGTCGACGCCGCCGGAGTGGTCGACTCCTTCAACTCGCTCATCGGTGGCGTGGGTGGGGACACCGCCATCGATTTCCCCCTCGTGATCGCCCTCGCGGGCCTCTCCGGTGCGATCGGCGTGGTGTTCGTGGCCATCATGGCCCCGCTCACCGCGTTCATCTACAACGCACTGACGGACCTCGTCGGCGGACTCGGCCTCGAGCTGACCGACTACCGCTGA